The window CCAGCTCGGGAGCTGGAGGATCTCGCCGAACTGTCCGATCACGATCGCGGCCAGCAGCACCGCCCAGCTGACCGCGGTCAGCCGCGGGAGGAGCCCGAACAGTGCCACCGCGACCGCGGCCAGCAGCATCACGGCCGGCCACTGACCCAGGGCGGCGCCCACCTGGCGGACGATCTCGGACCCGAGGTCGCCGGCTCGCACGCCGTGAGCGAGCCCGGCCGCCAGCCCGGACGCGATCAGGATGGCCGCCGACCCGACCGCGACCCAGAGCACGTGCGCCCCGGCCCACCGGACCCGGCCGACCGCGGCGGCCAGCACCGGCTCGGCGCGGAGGGACTCCTCCTCGGTGCGTGCCCGGAGCACCGCGCCGACCGCGTAACCGGCGACGACCATGCCCATGATCAGATAGATCATCGAGAGGTAGACGTCGGCGAGGCTGCCGCCCGCGCCGGTGTAGTCGCGCAGGATCTCGACGGTCTCTGGGTCGTTCTCCGCGGCGGTCACCATGTCCTGGGCCAGGCCGCCGAACGCGCCGCCGCCGATCGCCGCACCGATCGCCCAGCCGATGATGCTGCCCCGCTGGAGGCGCCAGGCCAGGCCGACCGGCCCGCTGAGCGAGCGGGATGCGGTGGCCGGACCGAGCCCGGGCCGGAACACGCCCGCTCCGGCGTCCCGTCGCATCCGCAGCGCGACCACGGCGGCGAGCAGCAGCAGGACCGTCGCCGCCGGCAGCAGCAGCACCCACCAGCGGTTCCCGGCGTAGGGGCGGATCGCCTCGGCCCAGCCGATCGGCGAGAGCCAGGACAGCCAGGACAGCGACGAGTCGCTCGCCGCCGCGGAGTCGCCCGCAGCCCGGAGCAGGAACGCGGCGGCGAGCGTGCCACCGGCGATGCCGCCCGCCGAGCGGCCGTGCTCGGTCAGCTGGGCGGCGAGCGCGCCGACCGCGGCGAACACCAGACCGACCGACGCGCAGCCGGCCATCAGCGCCAGTGAGCCGCCTGCCGGGATGCCCTCGATGCTGGCCAGCGCGCCGACGGTGAGCAGCACGATCAGGACGTTGAGCAGCGTGACGTAGAGCAGGGCGGCGGTCAGCCGGGCGTAGCGGCCCACCGGCCCGGCGTCGACCAGATCGGACCGGCCTGCCTCCTCCTCGGCCCGGGTGTGCCGGATGACGAGCAGGAAGCTCATCAGCCCGAGGAGCACGGCGGCGAACGTCAGGACCTGCCAGGCCGTCGCGCCGCCGTACGTGTTGAGCGCACGCGGCGGGCCGGTGAGCGCGACCAGGCCCGGGTTGGCGTCGCTGCCGTAGGCGCGAGCGAAGCGGTCGAGGTCGGCCTGGGTCGGATAGAGCCCCTTCAGCGGAGCGGCCTGGCTGTAGGTGAACAGGACCAGGCCGAGCGTCCAGGCGGTGGCGCGGACCCGGTCGCGGCGGAGGGCCAGGCGGAACAGCGTGCCGGTGCCGGTGAGGCCACCGGCGCCCCGGGCGGCCCGCGTCCGGGCGTCGGCCGGACGCGGGGGACTGGC is drawn from Cryptosporangium aurantiacum and contains these coding sequences:
- a CDS encoding ABC transporter permease, whose translation is MTTLASPPRPADARTRAARGAGGLTGTGTLFRLALRRDRVRATAWTLGLVLFTYSQAAPLKGLYPTQADLDRFARAYGSDANPGLVALTGPPRALNTYGGATAWQVLTFAAVLLGLMSFLLVIRHTRAEEEAGRSDLVDAGPVGRYARLTAALLYVTLLNVLIVLLTVGALASIEGIPAGGSLALMAGCASVGLVFAAVGALAAQLTEHGRSAGGIAGGTLAAAFLLRAAGDSAAASDSSLSWLSWLSPIGWAEAIRPYAGNRWWVLLLPAATVLLLLAAVVALRMRRDAGAGVFRPGLGPATASRSLSGPVGLAWRLQRGSIIGWAIGAAIGGGAFGGLAQDMVTAAENDPETVEILRDYTGAGGSLADVYLSMIYLIMGMVVAGYAVGAVLRARTEEESLRAEPVLAAAVGRVRWAGAHVLWVAVGSAAILIASGLAAGLAHGVRAGDLGSEIVRQVGAALGQWPAVMLLAAVAVALFGLLPRLTAVSWAVLLAAIVIGQFGEILQLPSWLMDLSPFTHLPKLPGAPLDGASAYAPYAWLAALAAALTVLGLAGFRRRDIG